One region of Candidatus Poribacteria bacterium genomic DNA includes:
- the arsM gene encoding arsenite methyltransferase, whose translation MESQDVKQIKASVRKHYADKIKTDESCCSSLTCCPDTKTNNPAEKNGYTDAQISSIPTDATEHSFGCGNPLEYADVQEGDVVIDLGSGAGIDVLLASQLVGESGRAIGIDMTPEMIEKARRNAKDAGAKNVDFRLGEIESMPIEDESVNWIISNCVICLSPDKHKVFEEAYRVLKPGGKLVVSDMVANNMPGWARAAVSVWVSCISGALPEDQYLDSIRQAGFEDVRVLSKSAYAKMRQVEVASVKVAAVKPA comes from the coding sequence ATGGAATCCCAAGATGTAAAACAGATCAAAGCATCTGTTCGTAAACATTATGCCGATAAAATAAAAACTGATGAATCCTGCTGTTCATCGCTTACCTGTTGTCCAGACACTAAAACAAATAATCCTGCAGAAAAGAATGGCTACACCGATGCCCAGATCTCCAGCATTCCCACCGATGCTACTGAACATTCCTTTGGTTGCGGGAATCCACTGGAATATGCGGATGTTCAGGAGGGCGACGTTGTGATCGATCTCGGATCCGGTGCCGGGATTGATGTGTTACTCGCATCGCAATTGGTCGGTGAAAGCGGCAGAGCGATCGGTATTGATATGACGCCTGAGATGATCGAGAAGGCGCGACGGAATGCCAAGGACGCTGGAGCGAAGAATGTCGATTTCCGTTTGGGGGAGATCGAATCAATGCCGATTGAAGATGAAAGTGTGAATTGGATCATTTCCAATTGCGTGATCTGTCTGTCGCCGGATAAGCATAAGGTTTTTGAAGAGGCGTACCGCGTCCTCAAACCCGGTGGTAAGTTAGTGGTGTCCGATATGGTTGCCAACAATATGCCCGGGTGGGCGAGAGCCGCGGTAAGCGTATGGGTGAGTTGTATTTCAGGGGCGTTACCTGAGGACCAGTATTTAGATTCGATTCGCCAAGCTGGGTTTGAGGACGTTCGGGTTCTCAGTAAATCAGCCTATGCGAAAATGCGGCAGGTAGAGGTCGCGAGCGTTAAGGTGGCGGCAGTTAAACCCGCATGA
- a CDS encoding phytanoyl-CoA dioxygenase family protein encodes MDNEVMSNEENYAFDVAGYLHIPSVLSQEEVAALNAALDAVEDSEMLLGGSSPHRELFRDLLVHPKLVRYLNQIVGHGFRLDQAPQLLGNREGEVGTTLVGGDEPRNPSLAYRQQNSQRRCQGVKAVWALEDVAEGDGGLVVVQASHKSNVETPDDLATGVDDMGLVVQPELKAGDLFLVAVPTLQGVRPWKDEPKRLLAYWYAARAAVQSNPVGPYSETESLPGWADEATPAQKAVMYVPGYKGSSPPPVINTDGEETWVEEDSSVVHPSIYTRDPDSGIDEKEFYFWDLNGYVVVPGVMDEQWLAEANEAVDKFQDRIVVGEELARGSISQAGTGRPLLPGLLDLPDPYNEPFRRMIAHPAVVQRLNWMGGSGYRMGGATVFCAVQGTSGHSLHDGNEPMTPSRGYAFKNGRSYAETVTITWQLRDVEPGLGGFACVPGSHKTQYAMPSGIQTCDDTMGLVVQPVMKAGDVLFFMDGGCTHGALAWKNPIPRRGVLIKYQSKNVNWGGGVIDPQDRWGDMVEDMTEEQFAVMRGPERDGRHRTVPRLVVEDGQVSVSYDPAGDSYASKHRRKPGEKRE; translated from the coding sequence ATGGATAACGAAGTCATGAGCAACGAAGAGAACTACGCTTTTGATGTAGCAGGCTACCTACACATTCCGAGTGTTCTCAGCCAAGAAGAGGTGGCGGCACTCAACGCGGCATTAGATGCAGTTGAAGATAGTGAGATGCTGTTAGGCGGATCCAGTCCACACCGCGAATTGTTCCGCGACCTATTGGTACACCCCAAATTAGTGCGGTATTTGAACCAGATTGTGGGACACGGTTTCCGACTTGATCAGGCGCCTCAATTGTTGGGGAATCGAGAGGGTGAAGTCGGCACAACACTCGTCGGTGGTGATGAACCGAGAAACCCGTCCTTGGCATATCGCCAACAAAACAGTCAGCGGCGTTGTCAAGGTGTGAAAGCTGTTTGGGCATTGGAAGATGTCGCAGAAGGGGACGGTGGATTGGTTGTCGTTCAGGCAAGCCACAAGAGCAATGTCGAAACACCCGACGATTTGGCAACTGGCGTTGATGATATGGGATTGGTGGTGCAACCCGAACTCAAGGCAGGCGATCTATTCTTGGTCGCGGTACCGACGCTCCAAGGCGTTCGTCCGTGGAAAGACGAGCCGAAAAGGTTGTTGGCATATTGGTATGCCGCTCGTGCCGCGGTTCAGTCCAATCCAGTTGGACCTTACTCGGAAACGGAATCTTTGCCGGGATGGGCAGACGAGGCGACACCTGCGCAAAAGGCGGTTATGTATGTCCCCGGGTATAAGGGTTCGAGTCCACCGCCAGTGATAAATACAGATGGCGAAGAGACATGGGTAGAGGAAGACTCGTCTGTCGTTCATCCATCAATTTATACCCGCGACCCAGATTCGGGTATTGATGAAAAAGAGTTCTACTTTTGGGATTTGAACGGGTATGTAGTCGTGCCCGGCGTGATGGATGAGCAGTGGCTGGCAGAAGCGAATGAGGCGGTGGATAAATTCCAAGATCGGATCGTCGTAGGCGAGGAATTAGCTCGCGGATCAATAAGTCAGGCTGGCACAGGACGACCACTCCTACCGGGTCTGTTAGACTTACCCGACCCTTATAACGAACCTTTCCGCCGCATGATTGCGCATCCTGCCGTGGTACAGCGACTCAATTGGATGGGCGGTAGCGGCTATCGCATGGGTGGCGCGACCGTATTCTGTGCCGTTCAAGGGACCTCGGGGCACTCGCTACACGATGGCAATGAACCGATGACCCCATCACGCGGTTATGCTTTTAAAAACGGACGCAGTTATGCTGAAACCGTCACCATTACATGGCAATTACGCGATGTTGAGCCAGGACTGGGCGGTTTCGCATGTGTACCCGGTTCCCACAAGACGCAGTACGCCATGCCAAGCGGGATTCAGACGTGTGATGATACGATGGGGTTGGTTGTACAACCCGTTATGAAGGCAGGCGACGTGCTCTTCTTTATGGATGGTGGTTGCACACACGGTGCCTTAGCGTGGAAGAATCCGATCCCCAGACGCGGAGTACTGATTAAGTACCAGTCGAAAAATGTCAATTGGGGTGGTGGTGTGATTGATCCGCAAGACCGGTGGGGCGATATGGTTGAAGATATGACCGAGGAACAATTCGCTGTCATGCGGGGTCCTGAACGGGACGGTCGTCACCGAACTGTACCGCGATTGGTTGTAGAAGATGGACAGGTGTCCGTTTCGTATGATCCAGCAGGGGATAGTTATGCTTCAAAGCATCGACGAAAACCCGGTGAAAAACGCGAGTAA
- a CDS encoding sulfatase-like hydrolase/transferase, with protein sequence MSTPDRPNILWISLEDTTPRFGCYGDLIARTPNIDRLAADGCRFPNAFSTAGVCAPSRSAIITGMYQTSIGTHHHRTTHTHESTPNLPTPYSVVPPPYVKTFTEYLRGAGYYCTNNSKTDYQFTPPITAWDDNSNQGHWRNRAEGQPFFSVFNPIVTHESGMWEKEDRPLTTNPDDVELPPYLPDTPKARAALARQYDNLATADARVGELLDQLEEDGLTENTIVFLWSDHGEGLPRGKRWPYDAGIRIPLIVRWHEELNPGSERDQLVSLIDLGPTVLSLCGIQAPQHLQGQPFLGSQKVEREYIFATRDRLDLSYHMLRAVRDKKYKYIRNYYPEKSYLHWDPYRNTHPVMQEMWRLHAEGKLEGDQLVMFQSPCPAEELYDVENDTYELNNLAENAAYANVLKRMRETLTAWQSEFGDMGNISEEEMVAKWYPNGTQPQTASPLFIPINASNSGVEPAHEDGEWDAPLLLQLHCSTQGASIAYTTEQGEDVRWQLYTEPLRLPKGETVIRAKAIRIGYKESDEKSLKFTVLDN encoded by the coding sequence ATGAGCACACCAGATCGTCCGAATATCCTCTGGATATCTTTAGAGGATACAACGCCGCGTTTCGGTTGCTATGGCGACCTAATCGCCCGTACCCCAAATATTGACCGCCTCGCTGCAGACGGATGTCGGTTCCCAAATGCCTTTTCAACAGCCGGAGTCTGTGCCCCAAGTCGTTCCGCTATTATCACGGGTATGTATCAGACTTCCATCGGCACACATCACCACCGGACAACGCATACACATGAAAGTACACCTAACCTACCTACGCCGTATTCTGTTGTTCCGCCACCTTATGTGAAAACCTTCACCGAATACCTGAGAGGGGCAGGCTATTATTGCACCAACAATAGTAAAACAGACTATCAGTTTACACCGCCTATCACCGCGTGGGATGACAATAGCAATCAAGGGCACTGGCGAAATCGTGCGGAAGGGCAACCCTTCTTTTCCGTTTTTAACCCAATCGTTACACACGAAAGCGGTATGTGGGAAAAGGAAGATCGTCCACTGACCACGAATCCAGATGACGTGGAATTACCTCCTTATTTACCAGATACACCTAAAGCCCGTGCCGCATTGGCTCGACAGTACGATAACCTCGCCACTGCTGATGCACGTGTCGGAGAATTGTTAGATCAACTCGAAGAAGATGGTCTCACAGAGAATACTATTGTTTTTCTCTGGAGCGATCACGGTGAAGGACTCCCCCGCGGTAAACGTTGGCCCTATGATGCGGGGATCCGAATTCCGTTGATTGTGCGTTGGCACGAAGAACTTAATCCAGGGAGTGAAAGGGATCAATTGGTGAGTTTGATTGACCTCGGTCCCACTGTGCTTTCGTTATGTGGTATTCAAGCACCGCAGCACCTACAAGGACAACCCTTCCTTGGATCACAAAAAGTAGAACGTGAATATATTTTTGCGACGCGCGACCGCCTTGATTTATCGTATCACATGTTGCGTGCTGTACGCGATAAAAAGTATAAATACATCCGAAATTATTATCCCGAAAAATCGTATCTCCACTGGGATCCTTACCGCAATACACATCCCGTGATGCAGGAGATGTGGCGACTTCATGCCGAAGGCAAATTAGAGGGAGATCAATTGGTCATGTTCCAATCACCGTGCCCCGCTGAGGAACTCTACGATGTGGAAAATGACACGTATGAACTCAACAACTTAGCAGAGAATGCAGCATACGCAAATGTGCTTAAACGGATGCGAGAAACGTTGACAGCATGGCAATCGGAATTCGGGGATATGGGGAATATATCTGAAGAAGAAATGGTGGCGAAGTGGTATCCTAATGGCACACAACCACAAACGGCATCACCACTTTTCATTCCGATTAACGCGTCTAACTCCGGCGTGGAGCCTGCTCATGAAGATGGAGAATGGGACGCACCGCTGCTCCTGCAACTCCACTGTTCAACACAAGGTGCCTCAATTGCGTATACAACCGAACAAGGTGAAGATGTCCGATGGCAGTTGTATACAGAACCTTTGCGTTTACCGAAAGGCGAAACCGTTATAAGAGCAAAAGCAATTCGGATCGGTTACAAAGAGAGCGATGAAAAATCTCTAAAATTCACAGTTTTAGACAACTAA
- a CDS encoding phytanoyl-CoA dioxygenase family protein, with protein MATKPTIIIPFQSRILMTKGETLMAPRFDSLFRLSGPSQTDIDSFHNDGYIAYPDVLTDDGREGLIEEITQHFEPTRQYIEALNNGDAQERSYFIRPWNDRGEYSDRLIDDPFITALICATIGDAYHFCHSALNIAPQGIGPLGFHQDHHHWKHENPINLAERDNYYIQILYYPNGFTRGDRNLKVIPGSHKVAPTKEATPERMLAGDFDEEAGRKLEEKRLDLPPGSMVYINARIFHAVEAKPVDSAQLYRIFAIDIFKEAGPPHRYTQEIPEEWMAQATPFRQKLFDREAYTEGCWH; from the coding sequence ATGGCAACTAAACCAACAATCATCATCCCTTTTCAATCGCGTATCCTAATGACAAAAGGAGAAACACTTATGGCACCCCGATTTGATTCACTTTTTCGATTATCAGGTCCATCGCAAACGGACATCGATTCTTTCCACAACGACGGCTATATCGCTTATCCGGATGTACTGACGGACGATGGCAGAGAAGGTCTGATCGAGGAAATCACACAGCATTTTGAACCGACGCGTCAGTATATTGAGGCACTGAACAACGGCGACGCACAAGAACGCTCTTACTTTATTCGCCCATGGAACGATCGCGGTGAATACAGCGATCGGCTTATTGACGACCCGTTCATTACAGCACTGATATGCGCAACCATCGGCGATGCGTACCACTTTTGTCACTCCGCACTCAACATCGCACCCCAAGGGATCGGTCCACTTGGATTCCATCAGGACCATCACCATTGGAAGCATGAGAACCCCATTAACCTCGCAGAGCGCGATAATTACTACATCCAGATCCTGTACTATCCGAACGGTTTCACACGCGGCGATCGGAATCTCAAAGTTATCCCCGGCAGCCACAAAGTCGCACCGACGAAAGAGGCAACACCAGAACGGATGCTTGCAGGTGATTTCGACGAAGAAGCTGGACGCAAACTTGAAGAGAAACGGCTTGACTTGCCACCGGGTAGCATGGTTTATATTAATGCCCGTATTTTCCACGCGGTGGAGGCGAAACCTGTGGATTCCGCTCAGCTGTATCGCATCTTCGCCATAGATATCTTTAAAGAGGCAGGACCGCCACATCGCTACACGCAGGAGATCCCTGAAGAATGGATGGCGCAAGCAACACCGTTCCGCCAGAAGTTATTTGATCGTGAAGCGTATACAGAGGGATGTTGGCACTAA
- a CDS encoding leucine-rich repeat domain-containing protein → MKVFVYFGIMIVMLGIWVEVGTAQTITETDMPDPGLRNAVLQELKGFGVIGSGDTTFTRENMADTRFTRLHATGSGRYTSDLTGVKYATSLTGLTVSNSDLSSTDSVSDISELMHLTSLTTLNLNGNSISDISVLSGLTSLTALYLVRNMISDISVLSGLTSLEVLSLNENMISNISVLSGLTSLERLYLDKNMISTISVLSGLTSLTELSLNENMISTISALSGLTSLERLYLDKNRISNTDALVGLTTLKRLWLYSNRITAIAEFQKLQPLTNNLLVDLYLNPGDAFDDNRLAVRNNIVATLQGFLWTRPGDIPADEAVRSRGYSGDPPTTVFRFPITFAERVTGFHRDDITVETELETGTGAAALEALSPTLSAGQYAQSYTATIGLPANAIGTVIITLHARAAETDGGAITPAEDIVYDPIAFTTIPPPPPAPVTEPPKRKIIFQCPVGWQRTDGFARPNRRVLLYEVNLEMDLENPRSIYKPVSVAIYVHPDEGLESLDGWKLQVAIPYNHHREYLLTAENAVVVDATLEGVSGGFAYIENPEENPFPMVGMGFTGATVPGFDYRLYDETGRKVDFGISCYKRGDIFQVLKDMEDPRVLRKVLLETLDWDVLYIRSEWTVPVPVNVPGAPSLQGVNLVGKWAALKKQ, encoded by the coding sequence ATGAAAGTTTTTGTATACTTTGGAATTATGATAGTGATGTTAGGGATTTGGGTTGAGGTTGGCACTGCACAAACCATAACTGAGACGGATATGCCGGATCCGGGCTTACGGAACGCAGTGCTGCAAGAACTCAAAGGCTTTGGGGTGATAGGGTCAGGTGATACGACCTTTACACGAGAGAATATGGCGGACACAAGATTCACCCGTTTGCATGCGACGGGAAGCGGAAGGTATACATCGGACCTCACCGGGGTGAAATATGCAACCAGCCTAACAGGTTTGACTGTCTCTAATAGTGATCTATCTTCAACTGATAGCGTTAGTGATATCTCTGAGCTGATGCATCTAACGAGCCTAACAACGTTGAATCTCAACGGTAATAGCATTAGTGATATCTCAGTGCTGTCAGGTCTGACCTCCCTAACGGCGTTGTATCTCGTCAGGAATATGATTAGCGATATCTCAGTGCTGTCAGGTCTGACCTCCCTGGAAGTGTTGTCTCTCAACGAGAATATGATTAGCAATATCTCAGTGCTGTCAGGTCTGACCTCCCTGGAACGGTTGTATCTTGACAAGAATATGATTAGCACTATCTCAGTGCTGTCAGGTCTGACCTCCCTAACGGAGTTGTCTCTCAACGAGAATATGATTAGCACTATCTCAGCGTTGTCAGGTCTGACCTCCCTGGAACGGTTGTATCTTGACAAGAATAGGATTAGTAATACCGATGCGCTAGTGGGGCTGACTACCTTAAAACGTTTGTGGCTTTATAGTAATCGAATTACGGCTATTGCTGAGTTCCAAAAACTGCAACCCTTAACCAATAACCTGCTCGTTGATTTGTATCTCAACCCGGGCGATGCATTCGATGATAATCGTTTAGCTGTCCGAAACAACATTGTGGCTACGTTGCAAGGCTTCCTCTGGACGCGACCGGGCGATATCCCTGCCGATGAAGCGGTGCGCTCCAGAGGCTACTCGGGAGATCCGCCCACCACGGTTTTTCGCTTTCCCATCACATTCGCTGAACGCGTCACCGGTTTTCACAGGGACGATATCACTGTAGAGACAGAACTTGAGACCGGCACCGGTGCCGCCGCTTTGGAGGCGTTGAGTCCTACCCTTTCTGCAGGGCAATACGCACAGAGTTATACCGCAACCATTGGACTGCCCGCCAATGCCATCGGAACCGTGATAATCACCTTGCACGCAAGGGCGGCAGAGACCGATGGAGGGGCGATAACTCCCGCTGAAGATATAGTCTATGACCCGATTGCGTTTACAACGATTCCACCCCCACCCCCAGCCCCAGTGACAGAACCACCGAAGCGGAAGATTATATTTCAATGTCCTGTCGGCTGGCAGAGAACCGACGGGTTTGCGCGACCCAACCGACGAGTCCTCCTCTATGAAGTTAACTTGGAAATGGATTTAGAGAATCCTCGCTCTATCTATAAACCTGTCTCGGTCGCTATCTATGTCCACCCAGACGAAGGACTTGAGAGCTTGGACGGATGGAAACTCCAAGTCGCCATTCCCTATAATCACCATAGAGAGTATCTACTCACAGCAGAGAACGCCGTTGTTGTTGACGCAACACTTGAAGGCGTATCAGGGGGTTTTGCGTATATAGAAAACCCAGAAGAAAATCCGTTCCCGATGGTAGGGATGGGATTTACGGGAGCGACTGTCCCCGGCTTTGATTATCGTCTCTATGATGAGACGGGTCGCAAGGTAGACTTTGGGATCTCCTGCTACAAGCGCGGTGATATTTTCCAGGTTCTCAAGGATATGGAAGACCCCAGGGTTTTAAGAAAAGTGCTGCTTGAGACGTTGGACTGGGATGTGCTCTACATAAGAAGCGAGTGGACGGTTCCGGTTCCCGTCAATGTGCCGGGAGCACCCTCCTTACAAGGAGTCAATTTAGTTGGCAAGTGGGCGGCTCTGAAAAAACAATAA
- a CDS encoding type IV toxin-antitoxin system AbiEi family antitoxin domain-containing protein — protein MTLDVLQDIIARCHERHEKPLEQRKTTVTPMLYKGLPYYLTVYCAHNYPVMLQDLEAADISFMPIGRAPGTDRPPRSFRDERFLKRQQATDWDITQWHKSWGIQIYTGIPSARDGAPWHDIDFKYEAICAAPDAVLACVQALVNTAANPLLTLSKSGGLRFSCRIPGYLHPNTKQARVYVYKGNPSQENPYHHDAYLEILGKKGHNCWDGRYEILLGNLLDPPVIPKEVLFAPLDALRAKLHEPVFQILQHTESIPEVPYSLGSRKLDLAKEALFKHGFSYSRQADGFHYWHRRGDESGNTEVTLWENEEGVWVCASTSDTELPMEATLITDVWKDTGILPPIPETGLPIDDKVLAVREGNLSPLSLKRPRPVLHKSKPTEKIDETPEAMSVQVQRAFDRNVRVLGCIPETDVEKNREVEPFLHKAICLRVPSVELGAATERFLQDPKVGSMAQWRDRMYLWDQVKNIPVDVRMATPFQRGNVCEDPQRCEAIEQKGGDPSEIICPQCPVYTACRERGYLSQFSTFQTTNAQILGNFRLFLDPQYAKGMEQLLEAREGTHPLCIINVKRENALFLRCKLPRTTLEEWVINWQGSALGNFAMALLNVVEIRDRSHGSFTKRLRTVVQTFEWLEEEIVQQMCHINIQGRVVARGAIDAETGAELARFTIEFARGISAYIPVDAAAADRLAAEGLPFFQLRTFMPNEDMKILMSIADAVGLGILDAATVENIQEFPAVCADPSWTFWHQLKRFFTHYTRNVGAPMRWEDEALQFWVPPVLHPSVKHLLVNAPILYGEHLHRAFLDADTEILHTQPMAWVPGNRVFQIRTGIYPRETILDFSSTWDVIGMSETGQDIFWRIQAEIEKDPDIKHGIITHVYSLAQLRNIAKNENVCFLTDFRRLEGLETAFQEAQVSWIVGMPEIGPATMLEFTQVYFGNDEEPLSYEMEPESYRYKDARVQSVHEKVAIRIFTEIMELVQLNRSANKKVMLITGFRIPEITDRPETLLFDWKDFDVAGGLDKLAEVIAIRQRFETERDNLTAESSRKEVERVLGCSPGQANRVLQRLRGGKIARVPFRQQILALLADGEKKTPEFVEAIQGHPKAINTELTRLVEIGEIVKVRRGVYRLPEL, from the coding sequence ATGACACTCGATGTCTTGCAAGATATAATTGCCCGCTGCCACGAACGGCACGAAAAGCCCCTTGAGCAAAGGAAGACGACCGTAACACCTATGCTTTATAAAGGGCTTCCTTACTATTTAACAGTCTATTGTGCGCACAACTACCCTGTGATGTTGCAAGACTTGGAAGCGGCGGACATTTCCTTTATGCCGATAGGGCGTGCCCCTGGAACCGACCGTCCCCCGCGGTCTTTTAGGGATGAACGGTTCTTGAAACGCCAACAGGCGACAGACTGGGATATCACCCAATGGCATAAGTCGTGGGGAATTCAAATATATACAGGTATTCCCTCGGCGCGCGATGGCGCGCCCTGGCACGACATCGACTTTAAGTATGAAGCCATCTGTGCTGCGCCTGATGCCGTTCTTGCTTGCGTTCAAGCACTTGTTAACACTGCTGCGAACCCGTTGTTGACATTGTCAAAATCTGGTGGGTTGCGCTTTTCTTGCAGGATACCGGGGTACCTGCACCCGAACACCAAGCAGGCACGGGTGTATGTCTATAAAGGGAACCCATCACAAGAGAATCCGTACCACCACGATGCGTATCTTGAAATTTTGGGCAAGAAAGGACACAATTGCTGGGATGGGCGTTATGAAATCCTGCTTGGAAATCTGTTAGATCCGCCTGTGATTCCTAAAGAGGTACTCTTTGCCCCTCTCGATGCGCTTCGTGCGAAACTTCACGAACCGGTTTTTCAAATTTTACAGCACACGGAGAGCATTCCCGAGGTGCCATACTCTCTGGGATCGCGTAAACTTGACCTCGCCAAAGAGGCGCTTTTCAAGCATGGATTTTCTTATAGCAGACAAGCGGATGGATTTCACTATTGGCACCGACGCGGTGATGAGAGTGGCAACACAGAGGTAACCTTGTGGGAGAATGAAGAGGGTGTATGGGTGTGTGCATCTACATCTGATACAGAGTTACCTATGGAGGCAACACTCATAACAGATGTTTGGAAGGATACGGGTATCTTACCGCCGATTCCCGAGACGGGGCTCCCGATAGACGATAAGGTGCTTGCCGTTCGGGAAGGAAACCTCAGTCCACTATCACTCAAACGTCCACGGCCGGTGTTACACAAGTCGAAACCTACGGAAAAGATTGATGAAACGCCAGAAGCAATGAGTGTTCAGGTGCAACGTGCTTTTGATAGAAACGTGCGCGTCTTGGGATGTATTCCCGAGACAGACGTAGAGAAAAACCGTGAAGTGGAACCCTTTCTGCATAAGGCAATCTGTTTAAGAGTGCCAAGTGTTGAACTTGGGGCAGCAACTGAGCGATTTCTTCAAGACCCAAAGGTCGGATCGATGGCACAGTGGCGGGATCGGATGTATCTCTGGGATCAGGTGAAAAATATCCCGGTTGACGTGCGCATGGCAACCCCCTTTCAGCGTGGAAATGTCTGCGAGGATCCTCAACGGTGCGAAGCGATTGAGCAAAAGGGTGGGGATCCGAGCGAAATTATCTGTCCACAATGCCCCGTCTATACAGCATGCCGCGAGCGTGGTTATCTATCGCAATTTTCTACATTTCAAACGACTAACGCACAAATATTAGGGAATTTTCGACTGTTTTTGGACCCACAGTATGCCAAAGGAATGGAACAACTTCTCGAAGCACGCGAGGGAACACACCCCCTCTGTATCATCAATGTCAAGAGAGAGAATGCCCTATTTCTTAGATGCAAACTCCCGAGAACCACATTGGAGGAGTGGGTTATCAACTGGCAAGGCAGTGCCTTAGGCAACTTTGCGATGGCTCTACTGAATGTGGTAGAAATCAGAGACAGATCCCACGGTAGTTTTACCAAACGCCTCCGAACAGTGGTCCAGACGTTTGAATGGCTGGAAGAAGAAATTGTCCAACAGATGTGCCACATCAATATACAGGGGAGAGTGGTCGCACGCGGTGCTATTGATGCGGAGACCGGTGCGGAATTAGCACGCTTTACCATCGAGTTTGCGCGAGGAATCTCTGCTTATATTCCTGTGGATGCTGCGGCTGCGGATAGACTGGCAGCGGAAGGGTTGCCCTTTTTTCAACTCCGTACGTTTATGCCGAACGAAGACATGAAAATCCTGATGTCAATAGCGGACGCTGTCGGGTTGGGTATCTTGGACGCCGCGACTGTTGAAAACATTCAGGAGTTTCCAGCGGTTTGTGCGGATCCAAGCTGGACGTTTTGGCATCAACTCAAGCGTTTCTTTACACATTACACGCGGAACGTTGGTGCACCGATGCGATGGGAGGACGAGGCACTACAATTCTGGGTGCCGCCGGTCCTCCATCCCAGCGTCAAACACCTTTTGGTCAATGCACCGATTCTCTACGGTGAACATTTACATCGGGCGTTCCTGGACGCGGACACCGAGATCCTTCACACCCAACCGATGGCATGGGTTCCTGGAAATCGTGTTTTTCAGATTCGGACCGGTATCTATCCACGAGAGACAATTTTAGACTTCAGCAGTACTTGGGACGTTATCGGGATGTCTGAAACGGGGCAGGACATTTTTTGGAGGATCCAAGCTGAAATTGAAAAGGATCCAGATATTAAGCATGGGATTATAACCCATGTTTACTCACTGGCACAATTGAGGAATATCGCGAAAAATGAGAACGTCTGTTTCTTGACGGACTTTCGAAGGCTGGAAGGATTGGAAACCGCTTTTCAAGAAGCGCAGGTCAGCTGGATTGTTGGTATGCCGGAAATAGGACCTGCCACCATGTTGGAGTTCACTCAGGTCTACTTCGGAAACGACGAGGAACCCCTCTCTTATGAAATGGAACCTGAGTCCTACCGTTACAAAGACGCGCGTGTCCAGAGCGTTCATGAAAAAGTGGCCATCCGTATATTCACAGAGATTATGGAGTTGGTTCAGCTGAACCGTTCAGCAAACAAGAAAGTTATGTTGATTACGGGATTCCGAATTCCTGAGATTACTGACAGACCTGAAACGCTCCTTTTTGACTGGAAGGATTTCGATGTCGCCGGTGGGTTGGACAAACTCGCTGAGGTGATAGCGATACGTCAACGATTTGAGACCGAACGCGACAATCTGACGGCTGAATCCAGCAGAAAAGAGGTAGAGCGGGTTCTCGGATGTTCCCCAGGGCAGGCGAACCGAGTGTTGCAAAGGCTGAGGGGTGGAAAAATTGCACGTGTTCCTTTCCGCCAGCAAATTCTCGCACTTCTCGCTGATGGAGAGAAAAAAACACCGGAATTCGTGGAGGCGATTCAAGGGCATCCAAAAGCAATCAATACAGAACTCACGCGCCTTGTGGAGATCGGTGAAATTGTAAAGGTGCGACGGGGCGTGTATAGGCTTCCAGAACTTTAG